One window of the Candidatus Microbacterium colombiense genome contains the following:
- a CDS encoding sugar phosphate isomerase/epimerase, which produces MILCCSTPMIPANSLTAQAELLRDWGYDAIAVFQPREEWNPKVHDELRSLESRTGVRPVEFVLTGDIYGNAMSENPELRAQCRDMYREAAEVCAELGLVTEIEFEYGAQDPMPLFDPYQQLTAAQDEEFTAFYTELLDRVAGSDAAILLEPLNRYESRYLNSVADNLDVVKRVAHPNAGLLPDTFHMSIEEADIPAALRAAGDQVRHVHLGDSNRLLPGHGALDWADIFLALRDIDYRGALNLECSTTGDPAITLPRTAAELRELIGA; this is translated from the coding sequence ATGATCCTCTGCTGTTCCACCCCCATGATCCCGGCGAACTCGCTGACCGCGCAGGCGGAACTGTTGCGCGACTGGGGGTATGACGCCATCGCCGTGTTCCAGCCTCGTGAAGAGTGGAACCCGAAGGTTCACGACGAGCTCCGCTCACTCGAGTCCCGTACCGGCGTGCGTCCCGTGGAGTTCGTGCTCACCGGCGACATCTACGGTAACGCGATGTCCGAGAACCCCGAGCTGCGCGCCCAGTGCCGTGACATGTACCGCGAGGCCGCCGAGGTGTGCGCCGAGCTGGGGCTCGTCACAGAGATTGAGTTCGAGTACGGAGCGCAGGATCCGATGCCGCTGTTCGACCCCTACCAGCAGCTCACCGCGGCGCAGGACGAGGAGTTCACGGCCTTCTACACCGAGCTGCTCGACCGGGTCGCCGGGTCCGATGCCGCCATCCTGCTCGAACCGCTGAACCGCTACGAGAGCCGTTATCTGAACTCCGTCGCCGACAACCTCGACGTCGTGAAGCGCGTGGCACACCCGAACGCGGGACTGCTGCCCGACACCTTCCACATGTCGATCGAAGAGGCCGACATCCCCGCAGCGCTGCGTGCCGCAGGCGACCAGGTGCGCCACGTGCACCTGGGCGACAGCAACCGTCTGCTGCCGGGCCACGGAGCACTCGACTGGGCCGACATCTTCCTGGCGCTCCGAGACATCGACTACCGCGGCGCTCTCAACCTCGAGTGCTCGACCACGGGCGATCCCGCCATCACCCTCCCGCGCACGGCCGCCGAGCTGCGCGAGCTCATCGGCGCCTGA
- a CDS encoding DeoR/GlpR family DNA-binding transcription regulator has product MSGITPQRRRVEIESLMSSRAEVDIQSLAAHFGVSEMTIRRDLGTLEDEGIVRRLVGGRALLLDAKNREPALSTRALAEHETKAHIGRAVAELLVDDEVVFIDGGSTALAVAHALRGAGKRLTVLTRSLLVASELAEEPSVEIFMLGGRVKSSEMLTTSSTMSDDLRHYNVDTYVMGISGVHPTRGLTDYDPDESAGKRLALERSDRVILVADHSKLGRVLMSRVAAVDDIDVLVTDSDHEVLPNMPSSLSVVIVEPPQ; this is encoded by the coding sequence ATGAGCGGAATCACTCCTCAACGTCGACGCGTCGAGATCGAGTCACTCATGAGCTCGCGTGCAGAAGTGGACATCCAGAGCTTGGCCGCTCACTTCGGCGTCTCCGAGATGACCATCCGACGCGATCTGGGCACCTTGGAAGACGAGGGCATCGTCCGTCGACTCGTCGGCGGACGCGCGCTCCTCCTCGACGCGAAGAACCGCGAGCCCGCGCTGTCGACGCGTGCGCTGGCGGAACATGAGACGAAGGCGCACATCGGCCGGGCCGTCGCCGAACTTCTCGTCGACGACGAGGTGGTGTTCATCGACGGCGGCAGCACAGCCCTGGCCGTCGCACACGCTCTGCGCGGTGCCGGCAAGCGGCTCACCGTGCTCACCCGGAGCCTGCTGGTGGCCTCGGAGTTGGCGGAGGAGCCGAGTGTGGAGATCTTCATGCTCGGCGGGCGCGTGAAGTCGTCCGAGATGCTCACCACCAGCTCGACCATGTCCGACGATCTGCGTCACTACAACGTCGACACCTACGTCATGGGCATCAGCGGCGTGCATCCCACCCGAGGGTTGACGGACTATGACCCGGATGAGAGCGCCGGCAAGCGGCTGGCCCTCGAACGGTCAGATCGAGTGATCCTCGTCGCCGACCACTCCAAGCTCGGACGCGTGCTGATGTCGCGCGTCGCCGCCGTCGACGACATCGACGTGCTCGTCACAGATTCCGATCACGAAGTGCTCCCGAACATGCCCTCCTCGCTCTCGGTCGTGATCGTGGAGCCGCCCCAGTGA
- a CDS encoding extracellular solute-binding protein, whose product MTGFITVVGLTVAGCSGPSGGDVDPDAADGWSQEFAGTELNVLAEATLNSEVLAELVPDFTKKTGIEVNIETAPFAQLVQSVTLDFSTAQGDYDVVSIPYDYLGAYAGSDYVEEITPLIDANADRVGEDFEPTDIVTGLWETAATWQGKSYGMPSNSAVTMMMYRSDLFENADEKAAFSAEYGYDLAPAQTWEQYHDIAEFFTRDAGETAAGEVLTEPMYGVTMAGKRHEAAVFEWMNYAGGFGGGVVDADGELIVDSDASVESLEYMKSLGEFAPPGFTSATWDEVTANLQQGIAAQAISWGDTAGAMEDESQSAVVGKIGYGDVPVAAEGDEHHALHGAWTYTISKQAVDKDAAYLFVAWALSAPVQKKIGEMGGVPATRSAFEDPELVAALPSWPQQLASLENALARPRNAEWPQMLDQLALQVSTALVGDSTPQKALEDAQNEIEGILGDKLPLKAF is encoded by the coding sequence ATGACTGGTTTCATCACGGTCGTCGGGCTCACGGTCGCCGGCTGCAGCGGTCCCTCAGGCGGCGACGTCGACCCGGACGCCGCTGACGGCTGGTCGCAGGAGTTCGCCGGTACCGAACTCAATGTGCTCGCCGAGGCCACCTTGAACTCTGAGGTCCTCGCAGAGTTGGTGCCCGACTTCACGAAGAAGACGGGGATCGAGGTGAACATCGAGACGGCGCCGTTCGCGCAGCTCGTCCAGAGCGTCACACTCGACTTCTCGACCGCCCAGGGCGACTACGACGTCGTATCGATCCCATACGACTACCTCGGCGCCTATGCCGGCAGCGACTATGTCGAGGAGATCACCCCGCTCATCGACGCGAACGCCGACCGTGTCGGCGAGGACTTCGAACCCACCGATATCGTGACGGGTCTCTGGGAGACGGCGGCCACGTGGCAGGGCAAGTCCTATGGGATGCCGTCCAACAGTGCGGTGACGATGATGATGTACCGCTCCGATCTCTTCGAGAACGCCGACGAGAAGGCCGCGTTCTCCGCCGAGTACGGCTACGACCTCGCTCCGGCGCAGACGTGGGAGCAGTATCACGACATCGCCGAGTTCTTCACCCGTGATGCGGGTGAGACTGCGGCGGGCGAGGTGCTCACCGAGCCGATGTACGGCGTGACGATGGCCGGAAAGCGGCACGAAGCCGCGGTCTTCGAGTGGATGAACTACGCGGGCGGGTTCGGCGGTGGAGTGGTCGACGCCGACGGAGAACTCATCGTCGACAGCGACGCATCCGTCGAGAGTCTGGAGTACATGAAGTCCCTCGGCGAGTTCGCGCCTCCCGGATTCACTTCCGCGACCTGGGATGAGGTCACCGCCAACCTGCAACAGGGGATCGCCGCCCAGGCCATTTCGTGGGGCGATACCGCCGGCGCGATGGAGGACGAGTCGCAGTCGGCTGTGGTCGGCAAGATCGGCTACGGCGATGTGCCGGTCGCCGCTGAGGGCGATGAGCACCACGCGCTCCATGGGGCGTGGACCTACACGATCAGCAAGCAGGCGGTCGATAAGGACGCCGCCTACCTCTTCGTCGCCTGGGCGCTGTCCGCGCCGGTGCAGAAGAAGATCGGCGAGATGGGCGGAGTGCCCGCGACACGATCCGCCTTCGAGGACCCCGAGCTCGTCGCCGCTCTGCCGTCCTGGCCGCAGCAGCTCGCGAGCCTGGAGAACGCCCTCGCTCGCCCCAGGAACGCCGAATGGCCGCAGATGCTCGACCAGCTCGCGCTGCAGGTGTCGACCGCTCTCGTCGGGGACTCGACTCCGCAGAAGGCTCTCGAAGACGCGCAGAACGAGATCGAGGGCATCCTCGGCGACAAGCTCCCGCTGAAGGCGTTCTGA
- a CDS encoding carbohydrate ABC transporter permease yields the protein MSTSTVVNTRAIVTRDAGRGRIVPERSPRARGRVLRIAFGIIAAALIVVYLSPIIWLVLTSFKDRVDIFSSAPSLFFVPTFENYREAFLEKGFTDNLLNSTVVGLVSTAIALVVGVPAAYSLSRVRKGETFMMALLAARLLPAMVLAVPLFVLASSLGVRDSYFALIAAHLTFALPFTVWMMRGFFLAVPISLDEAARLDGCGEWGTFLRVILPIVKPGLASTGIFCLINSWNEFLFALVLTGRHTQTLPVAIPSLITPIGTSWGQVAAVGTVTILPVLIIAFIVQKHIVAGMTGGAVSAE from the coding sequence ATGAGCACATCCACAGTCGTCAACACGCGGGCGATCGTGACCCGCGACGCGGGCCGCGGGCGGATCGTGCCCGAGCGTTCCCCTCGCGCCCGGGGCCGCGTGCTCCGCATCGCGTTCGGCATCATCGCGGCGGCACTGATCGTCGTCTACCTCTCGCCGATCATCTGGTTGGTCCTGACCTCCTTCAAGGATCGCGTCGACATCTTCTCCTCGGCACCGAGCCTCTTCTTCGTGCCCACGTTCGAGAACTACCGCGAGGCGTTCCTTGAGAAGGGGTTCACGGACAACCTCCTGAACTCCACGGTCGTGGGTCTGGTGTCGACCGCTATCGCGCTCGTGGTCGGAGTGCCCGCGGCCTACAGCCTGAGCCGTGTGCGCAAGGGGGAGACGTTCATGATGGCGCTGCTCGCCGCGCGGCTGCTGCCGGCGATGGTGCTCGCGGTGCCGCTGTTCGTGCTTGCATCGTCGCTCGGCGTGCGCGACTCCTACTTCGCGCTCATCGCCGCGCATCTCACGTTCGCACTGCCTTTCACCGTCTGGATGATGCGGGGATTCTTCCTCGCCGTGCCGATCTCGCTCGATGAAGCAGCCCGTCTCGACGGCTGCGGGGAGTGGGGCACCTTCTTGCGGGTGATCCTGCCGATCGTGAAGCCGGGACTGGCATCGACCGGGATCTTCTGCCTGATCAACTCTTGGAACGAATTCCTCTTCGCCCTCGTGCTCACCGGGCGTCACACGCAGACGCTGCCCGTCGCCATCCCGAGCCTGATCACCCCGATCGGGACATCGTGGGGACAGGTCGCCGCGGTCGGCACCGTCACGATCCTCCCGGTCCTCATCATCGCCTTCATCGTCCAGAAGCACATCGTCGCCGGGATGACCGGCGGTGCGGTATCGGCCGAATGA
- a CDS encoding ATP-binding cassette domain-containing protein, giving the protein MEPENSRSTAGTTVSSRPEGTALSTRGIRVSYGHVQALRGADFDCRAGEVTALIGDNGAGKSTLVKVLSGALMPDDGEVFVGGEPFRAHQPTDAQAAGIETVWQDLALAPDMGPVANMFLGRETRRKGLLGALGFLDNKSMAAVAQREFAQLGVTADPRRGSVSDMSGGQRQGVAVARAVSWARTVVLLDEPTAALGVVQTKGVLDMVKRVADRGLAVVLISHNMSDVLAVADRVEVLRLGQRVASYSRAEASLELLVSTMTGGSLAPTPAPEDTGGNR; this is encoded by the coding sequence ATGGAACCCGAGAACTCCCGCAGCACCGCCGGCACGACCGTGTCGTCGCGCCCGGAGGGCACAGCGCTCAGCACCCGTGGCATCCGTGTCTCGTACGGCCACGTCCAGGCGCTCCGCGGCGCCGACTTCGACTGCCGTGCGGGGGAGGTGACGGCATTGATCGGTGACAACGGCGCCGGCAAGTCGACACTCGTCAAGGTGCTCTCGGGCGCGCTCATGCCGGACGACGGAGAGGTCTTCGTCGGAGGTGAGCCGTTCCGCGCCCACCAGCCGACCGACGCGCAGGCCGCCGGCATCGAGACCGTCTGGCAGGATCTCGCGCTGGCGCCGGACATGGGGCCCGTGGCCAACATGTTCCTCGGGCGTGAGACGAGACGGAAGGGGCTGTTGGGCGCTCTCGGATTCCTTGACAACAAGTCGATGGCTGCCGTCGCGCAACGGGAGTTCGCCCAGCTCGGGGTGACTGCAGACCCACGGCGCGGATCGGTGAGCGACATGTCGGGCGGGCAGCGCCAGGGCGTGGCCGTGGCCAGGGCCGTCAGCTGGGCGCGCACCGTGGTGCTGCTGGACGAGCCCACCGCTGCGCTCGGTGTGGTGCAGACCAAGGGCGTGCTCGACATGGTCAAGCGCGTCGCCGACCGCGGGCTCGCCGTGGTGCTGATCAGCCACAACATGTCCGACGTGCTCGCCGTCGCCGACCGGGTAGAGGTGCTGCGCCTGGGACAGCGCGTCGCGAGCTACTCCCGCGCGGAGGCGTCGCTGGAACTGCTCGTCTCGACCATGACCGGCGGCAGCCTCGCGCCGACCCCCGCCCCTGAAGACACCGGAGGAAACCGATGA
- a CDS encoding secondary thiamine-phosphate synthase enzyme YjbQ: MSVQTHSITVITPARQEFFDITDEVTRLVAESGIAEGVVQAFTPHTSCCVLIQEESEDITYYGTQLLLQDTLNIFAKIVPPARHEGQYLHPGPIHIKNAAELRGEHPSWGLNTDGHIISSIVGRSESVPIVDGAAVLGEFGRVYFGDLDAVRARERTVLITVMGR, from the coding sequence ATGTCCGTCCAGACGCATTCGATCACCGTCATCACCCCCGCACGTCAGGAGTTCTTCGACATCACCGACGAGGTGACCCGTCTCGTCGCCGAATCCGGGATCGCCGAAGGCGTCGTGCAGGCGTTCACACCGCACACCAGCTGCTGCGTGCTCATCCAGGAGGAGTCCGAGGACATCACCTACTACGGCACGCAACTGCTGCTGCAGGACACCCTCAACATCTTCGCGAAGATCGTCCCGCCGGCGCGGCACGAGGGGCAGTATCTGCACCCGGGTCCGATCCACATCAAGAATGCCGCCGAGTTGCGGGGCGAGCACCCGTCATGGGGTCTGAACACTGACGGGCACATCATCTCCTCGATCGTCGGACGCTCGGAGTCCGTTCCGATCGTCGACGGCGCAGCGGTACTCGGTGAGTTCGGGCGCGTGTACTTCGGTGATCTCGACGCGGTGCGCGCCAGAGAGCGCACTGTGCTGATCACCGTGATGGGCCGGTGA
- a CDS encoding sugar ABC transporter permease, with the protein MQAPSLVILAIVLAFPLAYSVMLSFQSYSPVDAEADGRYIGLDNYIRMLGDAQFGRAVLVTIAYVVLAVGIETVFGTVLGVILSRLIRSRRIVTSALLLPMIATPLVVGLMFSFGLNPQFGYMTDFLRALGLVGEGGVLDSAGGAFAALVVMDVWEWTPFIALMVLAGLSATPQAQIQAAELDGCNTFQLYWHVMLPMVRPVLIVAVLFRATEAIRQFDQVYILTGGGPGSATTVNDIFQYRVSFAAFDMSYGAALGVATFAVVATLSAILFRYLNRKGADA; encoded by the coding sequence ATGCAGGCCCCGAGCCTCGTCATCCTGGCGATCGTGCTCGCGTTCCCGCTGGCCTACAGCGTGATGCTCAGCTTTCAGTCCTACAGCCCGGTCGATGCCGAAGCCGATGGCCGTTACATCGGGCTCGACAACTACATCCGGATGCTCGGGGACGCCCAGTTCGGGCGGGCGGTGCTGGTCACGATCGCCTACGTGGTGCTGGCGGTCGGGATCGAGACCGTGTTCGGCACGGTCCTGGGCGTCATCCTCTCGCGTCTGATCCGCAGCCGACGCATCGTGACCTCGGCGCTGCTGCTTCCGATGATCGCGACGCCGCTGGTCGTCGGACTCATGTTCAGCTTCGGTCTCAACCCGCAGTTCGGATACATGACCGATTTCCTGCGAGCCCTGGGGCTCGTCGGAGAGGGGGGTGTGCTGGACAGCGCCGGTGGCGCCTTCGCCGCGCTCGTCGTGATGGATGTCTGGGAATGGACGCCGTTCATCGCCCTCATGGTGCTCGCCGGCCTCTCGGCGACGCCGCAGGCGCAGATTCAGGCCGCGGAGCTCGACGGCTGCAACACCTTCCAGCTCTACTGGCACGTCATGCTTCCGATGGTGCGCCCCGTGCTCATCGTCGCCGTGCTGTTCCGTGCGACCGAGGCCATCCGCCAGTTCGACCAGGTGTACATCCTCACCGGTGGCGGGCCGGGGTCGGCGACGACCGTGAACGACATCTTCCAGTACCGCGTCAGCTTCGCGGCCTTCGACATGAGCTACGGGGCGGCGCTCGGCGTCGCCACCTTCGCGGTGGTCGCCACACTCTCCGCCATCCTGTTCCGCTACCTCAACCGCAAGGGCGCCGACGCATGA
- a CDS encoding ABC transporter permease, whose protein sequence is MTSLDTMGAPVAVPEPLTFRQRLERAWQHPLFVVTCALILLVVVFAIINGQPFLSQANIRNMFLAGSIMLILAVGVTYVIITAGFDLSVGSVLVFSGVISMIAMRQVGGDGWTTALIGLGVAVVCGVGLGWINGLLIAYAELNPIIVTLGMFGAALGLAQVATGGQDLSGMPAAMSQFGVGRILGIPWVVVIAAAVAVIAAIALHSTVFGRHTYAIGSNKEAAVRAGIPVRRHLTVIYGLSGLLAGLAGWLSLSIYGTTNISGHSLDALTAATAAILGGASLFGGVGTIAGTALGNAIPVVLASGLVIAGLQSFWQQVVTGAVLVGALYLDRLRRIRSLKRSSSAPS, encoded by the coding sequence ATGACCTCTCTCGACACGATGGGCGCGCCCGTCGCGGTCCCCGAACCGCTCACCTTCCGGCAGCGCCTGGAGCGCGCGTGGCAGCATCCGCTGTTCGTCGTCACGTGCGCACTGATCCTGCTCGTCGTCGTCTTCGCGATCATCAACGGTCAGCCGTTCCTGTCGCAGGCGAACATCCGCAACATGTTCCTCGCCGGCTCGATCATGCTGATCCTGGCGGTGGGCGTGACCTACGTCATCATCACCGCCGGCTTCGACCTCTCGGTCGGATCGGTGCTGGTGTTCTCCGGGGTCATCAGCATGATCGCGATGCGACAGGTGGGCGGTGACGGCTGGACGACGGCGCTGATCGGCCTCGGAGTCGCCGTCGTCTGCGGTGTGGGTCTCGGCTGGATCAACGGGCTGCTCATCGCGTACGCCGAACTCAATCCGATCATCGTGACGCTCGGCATGTTCGGTGCGGCACTGGGACTCGCTCAGGTCGCCACCGGAGGGCAGGATCTCAGCGGGATGCCGGCCGCCATGTCGCAGTTCGGTGTCGGACGCATCCTGGGCATTCCGTGGGTCGTGGTGATCGCGGCCGCTGTGGCCGTCATCGCCGCGATCGCCCTGCACTCGACGGTCTTCGGCCGGCACACGTACGCGATCGGGTCGAACAAGGAGGCTGCCGTGCGCGCCGGCATCCCGGTTCGTCGACACCTCACCGTCATCTACGGTCTCTCCGGACTGCTCGCCGGCCTCGCCGGATGGTTGTCTCTCTCGATCTACGGCACCACGAACATCTCGGGCCACTCGCTCGACGCCCTCACCGCGGCCACCGCGGCGATCCTCGGCGGCGCGAGCCTGTTCGGCGGCGTCGGCACGATCGCCGGCACCGCGCTGGGCAACGCGATCCCGGTCGTCCTCGCCAGCGGCCTCGTGATCGCCGGCCTGCAGAGCTTCTGGCAGCAGGTCGTCACCGGTGCCGTCCTCGTAGGCGCGCTCTACCTCGACCGGCTGCGGCGCATCCGAAGCCTCAAGCGATCCAGCTCCGCGCCGAGCTAG
- a CDS encoding FGGY family carbohydrate kinase: MLVYAVDLGTTNLKVVLFDESAMQLATATAPMRYRREGAIVEFDADEVFASVIELIRACAADAGAAPDAAAHIVVTGQAESLVLADAAGIPVAWGISWMDERSAVEAAALTARFGASAAFAITGETEAVATWPATKLRWLRTHRPEVLDAAVHVLMIKDFILLRLTGRAVGEETTRGFTYLYDVPARRYWTEMLEFCGVRAETLPELVPAGVIVGAPRPDVAALLPPAASYEVNAGALDHFCAMLGTGSYAPGTVSASAGTVLAVSLVAQDWAFDEASVMSFHPGLRPGETVLFSCADSGGVALEWFREGIAGDLSYETLARELPERDHRAAPLFLPYLTGVNPPDFNPEARGAFIELQLRHDRIDLAFAVMEGVAHLLRRNIDAIGDSGAPVREIVSAGGGTASKFWNQLKADVCGVDLRVPDEQEAACRGAAILALVAAGVLTSIDDTARLHAPKTQVFHPRTTPATSERYDRFDDALARLYGSTSPSADPEGEGR, encoded by the coding sequence ATGCTCGTCTACGCGGTGGATCTCGGCACGACCAACCTCAAGGTGGTGCTCTTCGACGAGTCCGCGATGCAGCTCGCGACCGCGACCGCTCCGATGCGGTACCGCCGTGAGGGGGCGATCGTCGAGTTCGACGCCGACGAGGTGTTCGCGTCCGTCATCGAGCTGATCCGCGCCTGCGCTGCCGATGCCGGTGCGGCGCCTGACGCTGCGGCGCACATCGTCGTCACCGGTCAAGCAGAATCCCTGGTGCTCGCTGACGCAGCAGGTATCCCGGTAGCATGGGGGATCTCCTGGATGGACGAGCGCTCGGCCGTCGAAGCCGCAGCGCTCACCGCGCGATTCGGTGCGTCGGCTGCGTTCGCCATCACCGGCGAGACCGAGGCGGTGGCGACGTGGCCTGCGACGAAGCTGCGCTGGTTGCGGACGCATCGGCCGGAGGTGCTCGATGCCGCGGTCCACGTGCTGATGATCAAGGACTTCATCCTGCTCCGACTGACAGGACGGGCCGTCGGCGAGGAGACCACGAGAGGCTTCACCTATCTCTACGACGTACCCGCTCGCCGGTACTGGACCGAGATGCTCGAGTTCTGCGGGGTCCGAGCAGAGACCCTGCCGGAGCTCGTGCCGGCCGGGGTGATCGTCGGTGCCCCGCGCCCCGACGTCGCTGCCCTGCTCCCGCCCGCGGCATCGTACGAAGTGAATGCGGGAGCCCTCGATCACTTCTGCGCGATGCTCGGCACCGGCTCCTACGCACCGGGCACGGTGAGCGCCTCGGCAGGCACCGTCCTGGCCGTTTCTCTGGTCGCCCAGGACTGGGCGTTCGACGAGGCATCCGTCATGTCATTCCATCCGGGCCTGCGCCCAGGGGAGACCGTGCTGTTCAGCTGCGCGGACAGCGGCGGCGTCGCGCTCGAGTGGTTCCGTGAGGGTATCGCGGGCGACCTGAGCTACGAGACGTTGGCGCGTGAGCTTCCCGAGCGGGATCACCGCGCGGCCCCGCTGTTCCTGCCCTACCTGACCGGCGTCAACCCGCCCGACTTCAATCCCGAGGCTCGGGGCGCATTCATCGAGCTGCAGCTGCGACATGACCGCATCGATCTCGCGTTCGCCGTGATGGAAGGCGTCGCGCATCTGCTGCGGCGCAACATCGATGCGATCGGGGATTCCGGTGCGCCTGTGCGCGAGATCGTCAGCGCCGGCGGCGGCACCGCGTCGAAGTTCTGGAACCAGCTGAAGGCCGATGTCTGCGGTGTCGACCTGCGTGTGCCGGACGAGCAGGAGGCCGCATGCCGCGGCGCGGCCATCCTCGCGCTGGTGGCCGCTGGCGTGCTGACGTCGATCGACGACACCGCTCGTCTCCACGCGCCCAAGACCCAGGTCTTCCACCCCCGCACCACGCCCGCGACGAGCGAGCGCTACGACCGATTCGATGACGCGCTCGCGCGCCTGTACGGCTCGACGAGCCCGTCAGCCGACCCTGAAGGAGAAGGACGATGA
- a CDS encoding substrate-binding domain-containing protein codes for MNRSAFTARSSRRLVIAAAATALLLGPLAACSSAAPEAEGDGDDPVTGATIAIAGPQSGDPYYVQVACGAQAAGAELGMKVGELQAPQNQNQAQLTTIVQNVLTSAPDALIYTPADPVAGGIPVQTARADGVTVIDVDAQLDDEELYDSFIASNHYEGAKEITKYLADLIGGEGQIAAIGSLATNPITQARIKGFEDALEEYPDIEVVSISYPEIAADIIQANAASTLVKYPDLKAIYTTNYLNSTGAAVALRNADVVGDVKMVSWDAGAANVELLQEGVLQATVAQQPYAMGELAIEQIAKQLRGEELSKTVDAPVEILTSDDVDTPEGEALWYKTECN; via the coding sequence ATGAACCGTTCTGCCTTCACCGCACGTTCGTCCCGGCGTCTCGTCATCGCTGCTGCCGCCACCGCTCTTCTTCTCGGACCGCTCGCCGCGTGTTCGAGCGCCGCACCGGAGGCGGAGGGCGATGGCGACGATCCCGTCACTGGCGCCACGATCGCCATCGCCGGGCCGCAGTCCGGCGACCCGTACTACGTGCAGGTCGCGTGCGGGGCGCAGGCCGCCGGCGCCGAGCTCGGCATGAAGGTCGGTGAGCTGCAGGCGCCGCAGAACCAGAATCAGGCCCAGCTGACGACAATCGTGCAGAACGTGCTCACGAGCGCGCCGGATGCCCTCATCTACACGCCCGCCGACCCGGTCGCCGGTGGCATCCCCGTGCAGACGGCGCGGGCTGACGGCGTCACGGTCATCGACGTCGACGCGCAGCTCGACGACGAGGAACTCTACGACTCGTTCATCGCCTCGAACCACTACGAGGGCGCGAAGGAGATCACGAAGTATCTCGCCGACCTGATCGGCGGCGAGGGGCAGATCGCCGCGATCGGCTCGCTCGCGACCAACCCGATCACCCAGGCACGCATCAAGGGCTTCGAGGACGCGCTCGAGGAGTACCCCGACATCGAGGTCGTCTCGATCTCATACCCCGAGATCGCCGCCGATATCATCCAGGCGAATGCCGCATCGACCCTGGTCAAGTACCCCGACCTGAAGGCGATCTACACGACGAACTACCTGAACTCGACCGGCGCTGCCGTCGCTCTGCGCAACGCCGACGTGGTCGGCGACGTGAAGATGGTCAGCTGGGATGCGGGAGCGGCGAACGTCGAGCTGCTGCAGGAGGGCGTGCTGCAGGCGACGGTCGCCCAGCAGCCCTACGCGATGGGCGAGCTCGCGATCGAGCAGATCGCCAAGCAGCTGCGCGGCGAGGAGCTGTCGAAGACCGTGGACGCCCCGGTCGAGATCCTCACCAGCGACGATGTCGACACCCCCGAGGGTGAGGCGCTCTGGTACAAGACCGAGTGCAACTGA
- a CDS encoding SDR family oxidoreductase produces the protein MKIDLAGRIAVVTGGGRGIGLAVARALAEEGVDIALFDLLDTVEETAASLSEEFGVRALGHRLDVTDQEATTAAFLLVTERLGVPRVLLTAAGIEINEDSIDVTASNWRKVIDVNLTGTFFSAQAFGRTLLEAGQTGSAVLISSMSGSIVNVPQWAASYNSSKAAVAHLAKSLAVEWASSGIRVNSIAPGYVLTDLTRQIIEREPALEAEWVSLIPQGRMATPEDVAGLVVFLASDVSSYMTAQQVTIDGGYTAV, from the coding sequence ATGAAGATCGATCTCGCCGGACGCATCGCCGTCGTCACCGGAGGCGGACGTGGCATCGGCCTCGCCGTCGCCCGCGCACTCGCCGAGGAAGGAGTCGACATCGCCCTCTTCGACCTTCTCGACACGGTCGAGGAGACCGCCGCCTCCCTCTCGGAGGAGTTCGGGGTGCGTGCGCTCGGACACCGCCTCGACGTCACCGACCAGGAGGCGACGACCGCGGCGTTCCTCCTCGTCACCGAGCGCCTCGGCGTGCCACGCGTGCTCCTCACCGCCGCAGGAATCGAGATCAACGAGGACTCGATCGATGTCACCGCGAGCAACTGGCGCAAGGTCATCGACGTCAACCTCACCGGCACCTTCTTCTCGGCACAGGCGTTCGGCCGCACTCTGCTCGAGGCCGGACAGACCGGCAGTGCCGTGCTGATCTCCTCGATGTCCGGCTCGATCGTCAACGTGCCGCAGTGGGCCGCCTCCTACAACTCTTCCAAGGCGGCGGTCGCGCACCTCGCGAAGTCCCTCGCGGTGGAGTGGGCATCCTCGGGGATCAGGGTCAATTCGATCGCCCCTGGCTATGTGCTCACCGACCTCACCCGGCAGATCATCGAACGCGAACCCGCGCTCGAAGCCGAGTGGGTCTCGCTCATCCCGCAGGGCCGGATGGCCACTCCGGAAGATGTCGCCGGGCTCGTGGTCTTCCTCGCCTCCGACGTGTCGAGCTACATGACGGCGCAGCAGGTCACCATCGACGGCGGATACACCGCCGTCTGA